The sequence CCCAACTCCACGGTGGTGGGCGTGCCCGGGAAGGTGGTGGAAGGCGACGGCGTGCACCGGGATCCGGTCGAACACCAGATCGCCCTGGACCACGACCGCTTGCCCGACCCTACGGCCAAGTCCTTGGGCCAGTTGGCCGACCACATCCACAAGCTGGAGGCGCGGGTGAACGAGCTGGATGCCAAGCAGGGTGGGCTGGAGGAGCGGCAGCGGGAAGAGGACAAAGAGGTCCGCCGATACAAGAACTGAGAGAGCAATGTGACGGCAGCAACGGACAAGAAGGTGGCGGTGGCCATGAGCGGGGGTGTGGACAGTTCGGTGGCGGCCGCTCTGCTGCTGGAGCAGGGGTACGACGTGGTGGGGGTGTCGTTGCGCCTGTGGGAGGGGCGGAACCTGGGGCCGCGCAACTGCTCCGACCATCGAGGCGCGGAAGAGGTGGCCTCCCTGCTGGGGATTCCCCACACGGTGCTGGACCAGCGCGGCGACTTTCGCGAGGCCGTGGTGAAGCCCTTCGCCCGGAGCTACCTGGAAGGCGCCACGCCCAATCCCTGCGTCGCCTGCAACCGCGAGTTCAAGATCGAGCGGCTGCTGGCGTGGGCGCAGCCCCGCGGCATTGAGCGCGTGGCCACGGGCCACTACGCCCGCGTCGCCCACGGCCGCGGCCAGGCGGGGCTGATGCGCGGCGCGGACCGGAACAAGGACCAGTCGTACTTTCTCTTCGCCCTTTCGCCCAGCCAGCTCGAACGCATCGTGTTCCCGTTGGGGGGACTTCACAAGGATGCCGTGCGCGCCAAGGCGCGTGAGCTGGGGTTGCCGGTGGCCGAGCGCCCCGAGAGCCAGGACATCTGCCTCGGGGACCACCGGACGGTGGTGGCGTCCATGGCCGGTGCCGGACAACTCGGCGCGGGGGAGATCGTGGACAGCAGCGGCCGCGTGCTCGGCCGTCACGACGGCATTCATCGCTATACCGTGGGCCAGAGAAGGGGCCTCGGCATCGCGGCCACGCGGCCGTTGTACGTGTTGCGCATCGACGCGGACGCAAGGCGGGTGGTGGTGGGTGCGCGCGAAGAGTTGGGTACGGGGGTCTTCAGCGCGAGCCGCCTCAACTGGATCGCGCCGCCCCCGGAAGGGGAGACGGACGCGGAGGTGCAGATTCGCTACCGTTCGCAGCCGGCGCCCTGCACGCTGCGGCCGTTGGACGATGATACGGTGGAGGTGCGCCCAACCGACCCGATTCCTTCCGTCAGCCCCGGCCAGGCCGCGGTGTTTTATCGCGGCGACGAGGTGCTCGGCGGCGGCTGGATCGACAGGGCGGCCGGCCATGCGGAGGTCGAAGCGCCGCGGGATGACCGCGGCCCTGTCGTGGAGAACCGATGCGCGTAGCCATCAAGACGCTCGGTTGCAAGATCAACCAGTACGACAGCGCCGTGATCCAGGAGCGGCTGGCGCGGGAGTCCTGCGCGTTCGTTCCGTTCGAAGAACAGGCCGACGTGTACGTCGTGAACACCTGCACGGTCACGGACCGCGCCGACTGGGAGGCGCGCCAGCTCGTGCGCAAGGCCAAGCGGCACAACCCGGCGGCGCGGGTGGTGGTCACCGGGTGCTACGCGCAGGTGAGTCCCGAAGAGGTGTCCCGCGTTCCGGGCGTGGACCGCGTGGTGGGCCTCAACCGCATGGACGAGCTGGCGCGCTACGTCACCGAAGCCGCAGCCGGCGCCGGCCCCGCCGTCTCCGTCGGGAATCCCCGCGACGAGCGCGGCGTCGGCGTCCTGGGTGCCCGGCGTTTCCTGGGCCGCACCCGGGCGTTCCTCAAGGTGCAGGAAGGATGCAACTTCGCGTGCAGCTACTGCATCATCCCCACGGCCCGCGGGCGCGGCCGCAGCGTCCCGCCGGAGCGCGTGCTGGAACAGGTGCGCGGTCTGGCGGACGCCGGTTTCTCGGAGATCGTGCTCACGGGAATCCATCTCGGCGGATACGGCCACGATCTGGCGCCGCGGGTCTCGCTGAGCGAGTTGGTGCGGCGCATTGCCGGCAGTGGGTTGATCTCCCGGCTGCGCCTGAGTTCGCTGGACCCGCGGGAGGTCACGGACGACCTGTTGTCGGTGATGGCGGATTCGGATGTGGTCTGCCCGCACCTGCACGTGTGCGTGCAGGCGGGGGACGACGGCATCCTCAAGCGCATGCGGCGCAACTACGACACCGCCTACTTCGCCCGGTTGATGGCGCGGGCGCGCGGCAAGCTGCCGCGGGCCGCCCTGGGCACGGACGTCATCGTGGGTTTCCCGGGAGAGGGCGAAGGTGTCTTCGCCGCGTCGCTGGACTTCCTGGCCGGGCTGCCGCTGACCTACTTCCACGTGTTTCCCTATTCGTCCCGCCGCGGTACCGCCGCGGCCGGCATGCCGGACCAGGTGCCCCCCGCCGAGAAGAAGGAACGCTCGCGCCGGGCGCGGGAGCTGGGCGCGCGCAAGAAGCAGGAGTTCTACCGCGGCCAGGTGGGGAGCCATGTGTCGGTGCTGGCGGAAGAGCCGGTGGCCGGCGAGCCGGGATGGCTCAAGGGCTACAGCCGCAACTACCTGCCGGTGCTGTTTCCCGGCGGTCCCGACCTGGTGCACCGTGAGGTCCCCGTCACGCTCCAGGAGTGGTCGCAAGGCCGGCTCCGGGGAGAGGCTCGATGCTGACCGAGGACCACACGGATCTGGCCCGTTTCCAGAACGCCCTCGGCTACTGTTTCCGAGACCCCTTGCTGCTCAACCGCTGCCTGACCCACGTCTCCTGCGGCGGCGGCATGGAAGCCCACAACGAGACCCTGGAGTTCCTGGGTGACGCCGTCCTGGGGTTGGTCATCAGCGACATGCTCATGCAACGGTTCCCGCAGAAGAGCGAGGGCGACCTGTCGCGCATGCGCGCGTCGCTGGTGAACCGGAAGGTGCTGGCGGAAAAGGCGCGCGCCATCGACGTCGGCCCCAGGCTGCGGATGGGGAAAGGCGAGGAGCGCACCGGTGGCCGGCGCAAGGAGTCGATCCTGTCGGCCTCGCTGGAGGCATTGCTGGGCGGCATCTACCGGGAGGCCGGCTACGACGCCGTGAAGCCGGTGGTGGAGCGGCACTTCGCGGCCGACCTGGACCACACCGGCCTGGGTCTCGACGACTACAAGACCCGTCTCCAGGAACTCAGCCAGCGGCTCTACCGCGTCCCGCCCACCTACCTGCTGGTGCGCGAGACCGGCCCGAGCCACGACAAGTGCTTCGAGACGGAGATCCGCGTGGGCGGCCACCTGGTGGGCCAGGGAGAGGGCCGCAGCAAGAAGCAGTCGGAGCAGGAAGCGGCGCGCCGGGCGCTGGAGATGCTGCAGCAAGGGCAGCAGCAGTAGGTGGTGGTGGCGAAGCTCACCTACAAGGACGCCGGCGTCGACATCGAGGGAGCGGGCCGGCTGGTGCGTTCCATCGCGTCGATGGCCCGCAAGACCGCGCGGCCCGGGATCATGGGCGGCATCGGCGGGTTCGGCGGGCTCTTCGATCTTTCACGCGTGCGCGCCCGGCACCCGGTCCTGGTCTCCTCCACCGACGGGGTGGGCACCAAGCTCAGGATCGCCTTCATGGCCGACCGCCACGACACCGTGGGCATCGATCTCGTGGCCATGGTCGTGAACGACATTCTCCCCCAGGCCGCCGAGCCGCTGTTCTTCCTCGATTATTTCGCCACCGGCAAGCTCAGGCCAGCCACCTTCCGGGCGGTGGTGGGCGGCGTGGCGGAAGGCTGCCGCCAGGCCGGATGCGCGCTGCTGGGCGGCGAGACCGCGGAGATGCCGTCCTTCTACGCGGACGGCGAGTACGACCTGGCGGGTTTCAGCGTCGGCGTCGTGGAGAAGGACCGCATACCCGACCCGCGCGCGGTGCGCGCCGGCGACGTGATCATCGGCCTGCCGTCCAGCGGGCTCCACAGCAACGGGTATTCGCTGGCGCGCAAGGTCCTGCTGGATACGGCGGGGCTCAAGTTGAAGTCGAGGGTGGCGGACCTGGGGAAATCCCTGGCGGACGAGTTGCTGACGCCGACCCGGATCTACGCATCGCTCATCCGCGCACTCGGCGCCCGGCACCGCGTCAAGGGTATCGCGCACATCACGGGCGGCGGTTTGGTGGAGAACTTGCCGCGCGTCCTGCCGGTCGGCATGCGCGCGTGGCTTCGACGCGGAAGCTGGCCCGTGCCTCCGGTCCTCGATCTCATCGCACGGCTGGGCCACGTGGAGCAGGCCGAGATGGACCGCACCTTCAACAACGGCATCGGCATGGCCCTGGTGGTGGGGGCCGAAGACGCCCCCGGCGTGGAACGCGCGCTGCGCCGCCGCCGCGAGCCCTACGCCGTCATCGGCGAGATCCGCAAGGGACGCCGCGGCGTCTCCTTCATGAGGTAGGGTGCGACGGGTTCCGGCCCGGACGCGCCGGGGTCGGTTGGGATACCCCTCACTGGCCTTTGGCGGGCGAGTCGGGCTTGCCGCAGGTTTGCTCGAAGTAATCCCGGAACTTTTCATCCTTCAGCTTGGCCTCTAGGTCAGGCCTTTTCCTGGTCTCCTGGCACCACTCCTTGCCCTGGATGCTGTACCAGATCGCGGCGGCGGTACCTACCGCCACCGGCGCACAACCTGGGGTAAGGGCCATGGTCAGGATCAAGGCGAATCCGGTCATCCTCACGCTTCACCTCCATAAGCCGTTGGTGACTTGATCAGCAGCGTTCCCATACGCGACTCTCGTGGTGGGGCGCAGCGGTTCGAGTGTAGCATGTCAAGCTTAGGGCCTCCATGTGTTAGATATCATCATCACGATGACGTCCGGTTCATGCCTGTATCGGCGCTGGAGCAGCCTCGGGACTCTTCAACTCCGATACAGCATTTCCCGGCCGGGCGGTCCGTCGAGTTTACAGACAAGCGAGCACCAACATGAAGCACAACGTCCCCGTCGGCGTGCTGCTCTCAGGCGGCGGCACCAATCTCCAGGCCATCATCGATGCCATCGAACAAGACGGCCTGGATGCCGAGATCCGCACGGTGGTCAGCAACCGGGAAAGCGCCTACGGGCTCATCCGCGCCCGCAACCATCGCATCCCCACCACGGTCATCGACCATCGCGGCCACCCGTCCCGGGATGCCTACGACCAGGTGGTGGTGGAGCATCTCAAGAGTCAGGGCGTGGAGCTCGTGGTCCTGGCCGGATTCATGCGTCTGCTGTCGCCGTACTTCGTGCAGAGCTTTCCCAACCGCATCATGAACATCCACCCCGCCCTGTCTCCCGCCTTCGGCGGTCTCCACGGCCAGCGCCAGGCCATCGAGTACGGCGTCCGCTTCGCCGGCTGCACCGTCCACTTCGTCAGCGAAGGCTGCGACGAAGGCCCCATCATCATCCAGGCCGTGGTCCCCGTCCTTCCCGACGACACCGAGGAAACCCTCGCCCAGCGTATCCTGGCGCAGGAGCACCGCATCTATCCGCGCGCCATCCAGCTCTACAGCGAAGGCCGGCTCGTCATCGAGGGCCGGAAGGTGAGGGTGACGGGAGAGGACGGAGATGCCGGTGGAGGGAGTGCGCTGGTGAACCCACGCATCCTTGAAAATCTATCGCCGCCGCGGTAATTTTCAAGGAAATGCCCTTCATTGAACGACGTGCCATCGAGTCCCAGGTCACGGGAGCCTTGGGACGCAGCCGTGGCGTGGTACTCCTGGGCCCGCGTCAGTCGGGCAAGACGACGGTCGCACGCCGCATCGCCAGCCGCCAGGACGCAGAGTATTTCGATCTTGAGGACCCCACCGATGTGGCCCGGTTGGCGACGCCCAAGCTGGTGCTGGAGCGTCTGCGGGGGCTCGTTGTCCTGGACGAGATTCAGTTGCGCGTGGATCTTCTTCCTCTGCTGCGCGTCCTCCTGGACCGGCAACCGCTTCCGGCCAGGTTTCTGCTCCTGGGCAGCGCAGCGCCGGAAATCGTACGCGGCGCTTCGGAGACGCTCGCCGGCAGGGTCGAGCTGGTCTCCATGGCGGGGTTTCGCATGGCCGAGGGCGGTTCCGCGAGCCGGGACCGACTGTGGCTTCGCGGCGGGCTTCCGCCGTCGTTCCTGGCGGATTCGGATGAGGACAGCTTCGCTTGGCGAGACAGCTTTGTGCAAACCTTTGTCGAGCGGGACCTCCGCCGGTGGGGTTTCGAGATGGCGCCCGCCGCCATGCGCCGTTTCCTGACCATGACGGCCCATCTGCACGGGCAGCGCTGGAACGCTTCCGCGGTCGGTTCTTCGCTGGCGATATCGCAGAATGCGGTGCGCCGGCATCTCGATCTGCTCACCGGCGCCTATCTGATCCGCCAATTGCATCCCTGGTTCGAGAACGTAGGCAAGCGCCTGGTGAAAACACCGAAGGTCTATGTTCGGGACAGCGGCGTGCTGCATGCCTTGCTGGGTCTGGAGCGGCAACGCGATGTGGAGTCCCATCCCGGGCACGGGGCTTCGTGGGAGGGTCTCTGTGTCGAGGAGATCGCCGCGGTCCACGGTGAGCGGCGCTGCTGGTTCTGGGCCACCCATGGCGGAGCGGAACTCGACGTGTTGGTGCTCGACGGCGGCCGGCGCATCGGCTACGAATGCAAATTGACGGACAGCCCGAGAATGACGAAGTCGATGCACGTGGTGCTGGCCGATCTCAAGCTCGACCACCTGTTCATCGTTTATCCAGGGGAGCAGCGGTTCCCGCTCGCGGAGCGCGTGACCGCAATCGGATTGGCCGATATCGGGCGGGATCCAGCCTGATCGGGGGGCAGGCGCGGGGTCTCTCTATTCCTTCTCGTTCGTCCCCACCACCACCGTGTACAGCGAGAAGCGCGAGAACCGGTAGGCCTTGCACCCGGTGAAGCCGGTGTCCTCGAGGAACGGCTTGAGCTTGAGGTGGGTGCTCCAGCCGAGCCGGCGGGTGATGGGGTCGAGGGACTTGGTGATGGGACCCCAGAAGCGGGATTCGGTGGTGAAGTGGTTGACGATGCAGATGGTGCCGCCGGGCCGGCAGACGCGGCGCATCTCGGCCATCATCCGGATCGGATCGGGCACCACCGTGACCACGTGGAACGCCGTCACGTAGTCGAAGGCGTTGTCGGGGAAATCAAGGTTCAAGGCGTCCATCTCCTTGACTTCGAGATGGCGCCAGCCGTTCTTGGCGATCTTCTCGCGGGCTTGGGCGAGCATGAGGGGGGCTTGGTCGACGCCGACCACGTGGCAGCCACGCGGGTAGGCGGGGAACGAGGCGCCGGTTCCGACGCCCACCTCCAGGATCTCGGCCCCCTTGGGTATGTTCAGGTCCTCTATGACCGTCCGTTCGCGCGCGTAGAAGAACCTCGCGAACGTCT is a genomic window of Deltaproteobacteria bacterium containing:
- the mnmA gene encoding tRNA 2-thiouridine(34) synthase MnmA, producing MTAATDKKVAVAMSGGVDSSVAAALLLEQGYDVVGVSLRLWEGRNLGPRNCSDHRGAEEVASLLGIPHTVLDQRGDFREAVVKPFARSYLEGATPNPCVACNREFKIERLLAWAQPRGIERVATGHYARVAHGRGQAGLMRGADRNKDQSYFLFALSPSQLERIVFPLGGLHKDAVRAKARELGLPVAERPESQDICLGDHRTVVASMAGAGQLGAGEIVDSSGRVLGRHDGIHRYTVGQRRGLGIAATRPLYVLRIDADARRVVVGAREELGTGVFSASRLNWIAPPPEGETDAEVQIRYRSQPAPCTLRPLDDDTVEVRPTDPIPSVSPGQAAVFYRGDEVLGGGWIDRAAGHAEVEAPRDDRGPVVENRCA
- the mtaB gene encoding tRNA (N(6)-L-threonylcarbamoyladenosine(37)-C(2))-methylthiotransferase MtaB translates to MRVAIKTLGCKINQYDSAVIQERLARESCAFVPFEEQADVYVVNTCTVTDRADWEARQLVRKAKRHNPAARVVVTGCYAQVSPEEVSRVPGVDRVVGLNRMDELARYVTEAAAGAGPAVSVGNPRDERGVGVLGARRFLGRTRAFLKVQEGCNFACSYCIIPTARGRGRSVPPERVLEQVRGLADAGFSEIVLTGIHLGGYGHDLAPRVSLSELVRRIAGSGLISRLRLSSLDPREVTDDLLSVMADSDVVCPHLHVCVQAGDDGILKRMRRNYDTAYFARLMARARGKLPRAALGTDVIVGFPGEGEGVFAASLDFLAGLPLTYFHVFPYSSRRGTAAAGMPDQVPPAEKKERSRRARELGARKKQEFYRGQVGSHVSVLAEEPVAGEPGWLKGYSRNYLPVLFPGGPDLVHREVPVTLQEWSQGRLRGEARC
- the rnc gene encoding ribonuclease III, producing the protein MLTEDHTDLARFQNALGYCFRDPLLLNRCLTHVSCGGGMEAHNETLEFLGDAVLGLVISDMLMQRFPQKSEGDLSRMRASLVNRKVLAEKARAIDVGPRLRMGKGEERTGGRRKESILSASLEALLGGIYREAGYDAVKPVVERHFAADLDHTGLGLDDYKTRLQELSQRLYRVPPTYLLVRETGPSHDKCFETEIRVGGHLVGQGEGRSKKQSEQEAARRALEMLQQGQQQ
- the purM gene encoding phosphoribosylformylglycinamidine cyclo-ligase; amino-acid sequence: MAKLTYKDAGVDIEGAGRLVRSIASMARKTARPGIMGGIGGFGGLFDLSRVRARHPVLVSSTDGVGTKLRIAFMADRHDTVGIDLVAMVVNDILPQAAEPLFFLDYFATGKLRPATFRAVVGGVAEGCRQAGCALLGGETAEMPSFYADGEYDLAGFSVGVVEKDRIPDPRAVRAGDVIIGLPSSGLHSNGYSLARKVLLDTAGLKLKSRVADLGKSLADELLTPTRIYASLIRALGARHRVKGIAHITGGGLVENLPRVLPVGMRAWLRRGSWPVPPVLDLIARLGHVEQAEMDRTFNNGIGMALVVGAEDAPGVERALRRRREPYAVIGEIRKGRRGVSFMR
- the purN gene encoding phosphoribosylglycinamide formyltransferase, translating into MKHNVPVGVLLSGGGTNLQAIIDAIEQDGLDAEIRTVVSNRESAYGLIRARNHRIPTTVIDHRGHPSRDAYDQVVVEHLKSQGVELVVLAGFMRLLSPYFVQSFPNRIMNIHPALSPAFGGLHGQRQAIEYGVRFAGCTVHFVSEGCDEGPIIIQAVVPVLPDDTEETLAQRILAQEHRIYPRAIQLYSEGRLVIEGRKVRVTGEDGDAGGGSALVNPRILENLSPPR
- a CDS encoding ATP-binding protein — translated: MPFIERRAIESQVTGALGRSRGVVLLGPRQSGKTTVARRIASRQDAEYFDLEDPTDVARLATPKLVLERLRGLVVLDEIQLRVDLLPLLRVLLDRQPLPARFLLLGSAAPEIVRGASETLAGRVELVSMAGFRMAEGGSASRDRLWLRGGLPPSFLADSDEDSFAWRDSFVQTFVERDLRRWGFEMAPAAMRRFLTMTAHLHGQRWNASAVGSSLAISQNAVRRHLDLLTGAYLIRQLHPWFENVGKRLVKTPKVYVRDSGVLHALLGLERQRDVESHPGHGASWEGLCVEEIAAVHGERRCWFWATHGGAELDVLVLDGGRRIGYECKLTDSPRMTKSMHVVLADLKLDHLFIVYPGEQRFPLAERVTAIGLADIGRDPA
- a CDS encoding class I SAM-dependent methyltransferase; this translates as MAELESPHQSRLYSDLAPLYDKTFARFFYARERTVIEDLNIPKGAEILEVGVGTGASFPAYPRGCHVVGVDQAPLMLAQAREKIAKNGWRHLEVKEMDALNLDFPDNAFDYVTAFHVVTVVPDPIRMMAEMRRVCRPGGTICIVNHFTTESRFWGPITKSLDPITRRLGWSTHLKLKPFLEDTGFTGCKAYRFSRFSLYTVVVGTNEKE